The Sphingobium sp. BYY-5 genome includes a window with the following:
- a CDS encoding glycoside hydrolase family 127 protein: MKANRREWLAGVAALAMCTVPFSGMAAITPRIPLRAKPLPLTDVRLNPSDYATAVEVNIAYLLSLSPDRFLHNFRKYAGLEPKAPIYGGWESDTIAGHTLGHYITALVLGWQQAGNEECRRRADYIVDELALCQAQRKDGYIGALGRKTKDGKIVDGEQIFPEVMAGQIKSGGFDLNGSWSPLYTVHKYFAGLLDVHGAWGNATALDVATGLAGYFEKVFAALNDAQMQELLGCEYGGLNESYAELYARTGDARWLVVAERIYDRKVLDPLVAQEDKLANFHANTQVPKLIGLARIHELTGKEEPARAARFFWERVTQHHSYVIGGNADREYFFEPDTVALHLTESTCEHCNSYNMLKLTRHLYGWQPDGALFDYYERAHLNHVMSAQNPANAGFTYMTPMMSGAPRGYSQPDEDAFWCCVGSGMESHAKHGDSIYWEGDDTLFVNLYIPSEAQWKAKGVGLTLDTEYPFKPGIRLTIDAARQGQFALALRIPGWANGRFTLTVNGSPVSAMPANGYAVINRRWKKGDVVSLSLPLDLRLESAPGAPDVVAVVRGPMVMAADLGPAEMDWTGVEPAMVGEEPLTAFAPIVSDRPRYRTQNIIRPANLAFVPFYSQYERRSAVYFKRFSETAWKQEEAAFLAEQARQKDLAARSIDIMHLGEMQPERDHALTSEISYPVSYRGRNGRDARSGGYFEFAMKVKPGPLLLQATYWGGERKRSFDIVIDNVTLATQSLDNDRPGKFLDVDYPIPEALTKGKNSVKVRFVPHDRSSAGPVFGVRLFTAKPGTPA; the protein is encoded by the coding sequence ATGAAAGCCAATCGCCGCGAGTGGCTGGCGGGGGTTGCTGCCCTTGCCATGTGCACCGTCCCCTTTTCGGGCATGGCGGCGATCACGCCCCGGATTCCGCTGCGCGCCAAGCCTCTGCCGCTGACCGATGTGCGGCTGAACCCGTCCGACTATGCGACCGCAGTCGAGGTAAATATCGCCTATCTCCTGTCGCTCAGCCCCGATCGTTTCCTGCATAATTTCCGCAAATATGCCGGGCTGGAGCCGAAAGCGCCCATTTATGGCGGCTGGGAGTCAGATACGATCGCCGGCCATACGCTAGGCCATTATATCACAGCGCTGGTGCTGGGGTGGCAACAGGCGGGCAATGAAGAATGCCGCCGCCGCGCCGACTATATCGTCGATGAACTGGCGCTCTGCCAGGCACAGCGTAAGGACGGCTATATCGGCGCGCTCGGCCGCAAGACCAAGGATGGCAAGATCGTCGACGGCGAGCAGATTTTCCCCGAAGTCATGGCTGGGCAGATCAAGTCCGGCGGCTTCGACCTCAACGGAAGCTGGTCGCCGCTCTACACCGTCCACAAATATTTCGCTGGGCTGCTCGACGTCCATGGCGCCTGGGGCAATGCCACGGCGCTGGATGTGGCGACCGGCCTCGCCGGCTATTTCGAGAAGGTGTTCGCCGCGCTCAATGACGCGCAGATGCAGGAACTGCTGGGTTGCGAATATGGCGGTCTTAACGAAAGCTATGCTGAACTTTATGCTCGCACCGGCGACGCGCGCTGGCTGGTGGTGGCGGAGCGCATCTATGACCGTAAGGTTCTCGATCCGCTGGTGGCGCAGGAAGACAAGCTCGCCAATTTCCACGCCAATACGCAGGTGCCCAAGCTGATCGGCCTGGCGCGCATCCATGAACTGACCGGCAAGGAGGAACCGGCGCGGGCCGCGCGCTTCTTCTGGGAACGGGTGACGCAGCATCACAGCTATGTGATCGGCGGCAATGCCGACCGCGAATATTTCTTCGAACCCGATACGGTGGCGTTGCACCTGACCGAATCCACCTGCGAACATTGCAACAGCTATAATATGCTGAAGCTCACCCGGCATCTCTATGGCTGGCAGCCCGACGGCGCGCTGTTCGACTATTATGAGCGCGCGCATCTTAATCATGTCATGTCGGCCCAGAACCCCGCCAATGCCGGCTTCACCTATATGACGCCGATGATGAGCGGCGCGCCGCGCGGCTATTCGCAGCCCGACGAGGATGCCTTCTGGTGTTGTGTCGGCTCCGGCATGGAAAGCCACGCGAAGCATGGCGATTCCATCTATTGGGAGGGTGACGACACGCTGTTCGTCAATCTCTACATCCCGTCCGAAGCCCAATGGAAGGCGAAGGGTGTCGGCCTGACGCTCGATACCGAATATCCGTTCAAGCCCGGCATCCGCCTGACGATAGACGCCGCGCGACAGGGGCAGTTTGCACTCGCGCTGCGTATTCCCGGCTGGGCGAACGGGCGCTTTACCCTGACCGTCAACGGCAGCCCGGTGTCGGCGATGCCCGCCAATGGCTATGCGGTCATCAACCGGCGCTGGAAGAAGGGCGATGTGGTGTCGCTTTCGTTACCGCTCGACCTGCGCCTCGAATCCGCGCCGGGGGCACCTGATGTCGTTGCGGTGGTGCGCGGGCCGATGGTGATGGCGGCCGACCTTGGTCCGGCGGAAATGGACTGGACCGGCGTCGAACCCGCAATGGTCGGCGAAGAGCCGCTGACCGCCTTCGCCCCGATCGTGTCGGATCGCCCGCGCTATCGCACGCAGAATATCATCCGTCCGGCGAACCTCGCCTTCGTGCCTTTCTACAGCCAATATGAACGGCGCAGCGCGGTCTATTTCAAGCGTTTCTCCGAAACGGCGTGGAAGCAGGAGGAGGCCGCCTTCCTTGCCGAACAGGCGCGGCAGAAGGATCTCGCCGCCCGATCGATCGACATCATGCATCTGGGCGAGATGCAGCCCGAACGCGATCATGCGCTGACGTCGGAGATCAGCTATCCCGTCTCCTATCGCGGACGCAACGGACGTGATGCGCGATCGGGCGGCTATTTCGAGTTCGCCATGAAGGTGAAGCCCGGCCCGCTGCTGCTCCAGGCGACCTATTGGGGTGGCGA